The following are from one region of the Serinus canaria isolate serCan28SL12 chromosome 8, serCan2020, whole genome shotgun sequence genome:
- the SH3GLB1 gene encoding endophilin-B1 isoform X1 codes for MNIMDFNVKKLAADAGTFLSRAVQFTEEKLGQAEKTELDAHLENLLSKAECTKLWTEKIMKQTEVLLQPNPNARIEEFVYEKLDRKAPSRMNNPELLGQYMIDAGNEFGPGTAYGNALIKCGETQKRIGAADRELIQTSAINFLTPLRNFIEGDYKTITKERKLLQNKRLDLDAAKTRLKKAKVAEARAASEQEVRITQSEFDRQAEITRLLLEGISSTHAHHLRCLNDFVEAQMTYYAQCYQYMLDLQKQLGSFPSTFLSNNNQSSTTPVQSVSSPSVLASASASLPSVSNSMVTSGLSELKSSSGSRKARVLYDYDAANSSELSLLADEVITVYSIPGMDSDWLMGERGNQKGKVPITYLELLN; via the exons ATGAACATCATGGATTTCAATGTGAAGAAGCTGGCGGCTGACGCGGGCACCTTCCTGAGCCGCGCCGTGCAG ttcacagaagaaaagcttGGTCAGGCGGAGAAGACTGAACTGGATGCTCATCTGGAGAACCTTCTCAGCAAAGCAGAATGCACTAAATTAtggacagaaaaaataatgaagcaaACAGAAGTATTATTGCAGCCAAATCCAA aTGCCAGAATAGAAGAATTTGTGTATGAGAAGCTGGACCGCAAAGCACCAAGTCGCATGAATAACCCAGAGTTACTAGGCCAGTATATGATTGATGCTGGGAATGAATTTGGCCCAGGAACAGCCTATG gaaATGCACTCATTAAATGTGGAGAAACACAAAAGCGAATTGGGGCAGCAGACAGAGAACTCATTCAAACTTCTGCTATAAACTTTCTCACTCCCCTAAGAAACTTTATTGAAGGAGACTACAAAACTATTACT AAAGAACGTAAACTGTTACAAAATAAAAGACTGGATTTGGATGCTGCAAAAACCAGACTGAAGAAGGCAAAAGTTGCAGAAGCTCGAGCTGCA TCTGAACAGGAGGTGCGAATTACTCAGAGTGAATTTGACCGTCAGGCAGAGATTACCAgactgctgctggaaggaatcAGCAGCACACAT GCACATCATCTCCGCTGTCTGAATGACTTTGTGGAAGCTCAGATGACCTATTATGCACAATGTTACCAATATATGTTGGATCTTCAGAAGCAACTTGGAAG CTTTCCATCTACTTTCCTCTCTAATAACAATCAGTCTTCCACAACTCCTGTGCAGAGTGTTTCTTCTCCCTCAGTCTTGGCCTCAGCCTCTGCTTCATTGCCTTCAGTAAGCAATTCAATGGTTACTTCAGGCCTCAGTGAACTGAAGTCATCAAGTGGCAGCAGAAAAGCAAGAGTTCTCTATGATTATGATGCTGCAAACAGCAGTGAATTATCTCTACTTGCAGATGAG GTGATAACAGTGTACAGTATCCCTGGCATGGATTCAGACTGGCTGATGGGTGAAAGGGGAAATCAGAAAGGCAAAGTGCCTATTACTTATTTAGAACTGCTAAACTAA
- the SH3GLB1 gene encoding endophilin-B1 isoform X2, with translation MKQTEVLLQPNPNARIEEFVYEKLDRKAPSRMNNPELLGQYMIDAGNEFGPGTAYGNALIKCGETQKRIGAADRELIQTSAINFLTPLRNFIEGDYKTITKERKLLQNKRLDLDAAKTRLKKAKVAEARAASEQEVRITQSEFDRQAEITRLLLEGISSTHAHHLRCLNDFVEAQMTYYAQCYQYMLDLQKQLGSFPSTFLSNNNQSSTTPVQSVSSPSVLASASASLPSVSNSMVTSGLSELKSSSGSRKARVLYDYDAANSSELSLLADEVITVYSIPGMDSDWLMGERGNQKGKVPITYLELLN, from the exons atgaagcaaACAGAAGTATTATTGCAGCCAAATCCAA aTGCCAGAATAGAAGAATTTGTGTATGAGAAGCTGGACCGCAAAGCACCAAGTCGCATGAATAACCCAGAGTTACTAGGCCAGTATATGATTGATGCTGGGAATGAATTTGGCCCAGGAACAGCCTATG gaaATGCACTCATTAAATGTGGAGAAACACAAAAGCGAATTGGGGCAGCAGACAGAGAACTCATTCAAACTTCTGCTATAAACTTTCTCACTCCCCTAAGAAACTTTATTGAAGGAGACTACAAAACTATTACT AAAGAACGTAAACTGTTACAAAATAAAAGACTGGATTTGGATGCTGCAAAAACCAGACTGAAGAAGGCAAAAGTTGCAGAAGCTCGAGCTGCA TCTGAACAGGAGGTGCGAATTACTCAGAGTGAATTTGACCGTCAGGCAGAGATTACCAgactgctgctggaaggaatcAGCAGCACACAT GCACATCATCTCCGCTGTCTGAATGACTTTGTGGAAGCTCAGATGACCTATTATGCACAATGTTACCAATATATGTTGGATCTTCAGAAGCAACTTGGAAG CTTTCCATCTACTTTCCTCTCTAATAACAATCAGTCTTCCACAACTCCTGTGCAGAGTGTTTCTTCTCCCTCAGTCTTGGCCTCAGCCTCTGCTTCATTGCCTTCAGTAAGCAATTCAATGGTTACTTCAGGCCTCAGTGAACTGAAGTCATCAAGTGGCAGCAGAAAAGCAAGAGTTCTCTATGATTATGATGCTGCAAACAGCAGTGAATTATCTCTACTTGCAGATGAG GTGATAACAGTGTACAGTATCCCTGGCATGGATTCAGACTGGCTGATGGGTGAAAGGGGAAATCAGAAAGGCAAAGTGCCTATTACTTATTTAGAACTGCTAAACTAA